The stretch of DNA GCTGCTGATGCGCTTGGCCGTGACGCCCTCGTAGTTCTCGTGCGGATCAAAGCCCAACACCGTCAGGCCGCGCGCCGCGATGGTGGCGGCCTGCGTGGCAGGCGCCAGCTTCACCGCCGCGGGGCCGCGGCGGGTCACCACCTCGGCCAGCTTGTCGGGGAGCTGGCGGTAGGCGTCGGGCCCCATCACCATGTCGACGCCGCCCGCCTTGCCCAGCAGCGACTCGCCCATCCGCTGCGCCATGCACCCCGTGACGCCGATGACGACGTCGGGATTGTCGCGGCGGATCTGCTGAAGCTGGCCCACGCGCCCGATCACGCGCTGCTCGGCGTGGTCGCGGATGGCGCACGTGTTCACCAGGATCACGTCCGCGTCCTCGGGCTTGTCGGCGGGGGTGTATCCCTGCTCCGCCAGGATGCCGTGCATCAGCTCGCTGTCGCTGATGTTCATCTGGCACCCGTACGTTTCGATGTAGGCTCGCTTCATGGTAGGCACTGCTCGGTCCGGGTGGGGCGCAAGACTCCCGCGTACACCCGAGCCTCCGATCAGTTCACGCTCCCGGGCCATATTTCTTCCAGAGGTACTCCTTGTAGTCCGCTTCATCGGCCTCTCCCGAAGCTGCCCCGAGCAGCCGGCGTATGATCGGCGGCAGGGCACGCTGCCACTCTTCATCCTCCGGGCTGTCGGTGAGCGGGAGCGTGCGGATAAGATCGGCCAGCACCTCAGCGACCGTGACGCCGTGCGCACGGCAGTACTGGCGCAGGCGATCCACCGCGGCCGAGTCGAGCTCAACCGTAAGCGTATCCAACATATCTGCTCCAACGCGAATGCATCATCAGCCTACCACACACCCTGTCATCCTGAGGCCCAGGCGCGCCGAACCTGCCCGCACACCAAACGTCGCGGGCCGAAGGATCTAGCCGGAAGACACCTTGGTGCCTGGGCGCGGCAGCGGGCACAAATCCTTTCGCCGCGTCGATGGCAGCATGCGTCCCGCGACGCCCATCAGTGTCGCACGACACTCCCCGGCAACCCGATCGCCGGCGACAAATCATTCCAGTCCGCATTTTCGGACTCGATCAACGCGACCTTCCGCGCGCGCGACCAGCCCTTCAACTGCTTCTCGCGGGTGATGGCCGCGCGGACGTCGTGGTGCACCTCGAACCAGACGAGCCGGTCCACGTGATAGCGGCGCGTGAACCCCGGCACCCACCCCGCCTTGTGCTCGTGCACGCGTCTGCGCAGGTCCCGCGTCACGCCGACGTACAGCGCCCGCTGGGTGCTCGCGAGGATGTAGACGCAGTACGTGCGCATGGGCGACGAACGCCTGAGGGTGAGGTGGACGGAAGGCACACAGGATACGTGCAGTGTGGACGCGTGTCAATGATGATGTGCATCGGCACCGGAGGAGACGCGGCCAAGGTTTTATGCCCGCTGCCGCGCCCATGTTCAGAGGTGACTCAGGCTAGATCCTTCGGCGCGCAAACGATCGCGTGGGGGCTGGTGCGGTGCGCTTGCGCCTCTGGATGACAGGGTGCCGTGTGGACTGGAGGTTGGGGCGCTTCGACGAGAATGGGCGGGAGCGCCGGGTGGAAAAGACCCGGCCTTGAGTTTTGCGCCCGCTGCCGCGCCCATGTTAGAGGTGTCTCAGGTCAGGTAGCCGGGTCGCGCCACCGGTTTGACGGAGCACGGCAACAAGCCAGTCCACGAAGGTGGACGTCGTGTGGTTGTTGCAGCGAATTCATTCACCCGTGCAGGCTGGGTGCGCGCCTACAGTGGAATCCGAGCACCCGATTTCTGTGCCGCTGCCGCGTCCATGTTCGGTGGCGCCTCAAGTTGGATCCTTCGGCGCGCAGAGGACCGGATGGGGGGTGGTGCTGTGCGCTTGCGCCTCTGGATGACAGGCTTTCGCGTGAGGGCTGGTTGGGGGCGCTGCGGCTGGGATGGCGGAAGGGCCCCGCGTCGGCGGGGCCCTTCGCGACTGGAAACAGGTGCCCGGGTTCAGTCGTCCGTGCCGGCGGGCTGGATGCCGGCGCCTTGGCGGCACACGGTGACGAAGGCGGGCTCCGCGCGCTCGCAGTGGGTGGCTCGCCCGCTCGGGGTGTTATCCAACGAGGCGATGGTCTGGCCTACGGACCGGTAGCATTCCGTCTTGCCGCGCTC from Longimicrobium sp. encodes:
- a CDS encoding DUF6364 family protein; the protein is MLDTLTVELDSAAVDRLRQYCRAHGVTVAEVLADLIRTLPLTDSPEDEEWQRALPPIIRRLLGAASGEADEADYKEYLWKKYGPGA
- a CDS encoding GIY-YIG nuclease family protein yields the protein MPSVHLTLRRSSPMRTYCVYILASTQRALYVGVTRDLRRRVHEHKAGWVPGFTRRYHVDRLVWFEVHHDVRAAITREKQLKGWSRARKVALIESENADWNDLSPAIGLPGSVVRH